A part of Desulfomicrobium baculatum DSM 4028 genomic DNA contains:
- a CDS encoding TerC family protein — protein MSTLLLWVGFHVFIFALLLFDLGVVQRKNKDMSVGTALWVSLGYVLLALMFGAGVYYFKGSQAGLEFLTGYFIEKSLSVDNIFVFLLIFLHFSVSKANQRRILFWGILGALAMRATLIIAGASAIATFHWLLYVFGVLLIASGIKMLITINQEPDLSRNRIARFMRSHFRVTEDFEGEKFWVRRDGLLFMTPLFMVLVIVEVSDVIFAIDSIPAILAISKDTFIVYSSNVFAILGLRALYFALAGVIHRFHYLKYGLSFVLILVGAKMTVNTYFGTKVISTEMALMATAALIGSSMLYSMYRTRQVTASETKKTLRWWIPGTPARKEERTDHRQDVN, from the coding sequence TGTTTTCATTTTCGCGCTCTTGCTCTTCGATCTTGGCGTGGTGCAGCGCAAAAACAAGGATATGAGCGTCGGCACGGCCCTTTGGGTCAGTCTGGGCTACGTGCTGCTGGCGCTCATGTTCGGGGCGGGGGTGTATTATTTCAAGGGTTCGCAGGCCGGACTCGAGTTTCTGACGGGGTATTTCATCGAGAAAAGCCTGAGCGTGGACAACATCTTTGTCTTCCTGCTCATCTTTCTGCATTTTTCAGTGTCCAAAGCCAATCAGCGCCGGATTCTCTTCTGGGGCATCCTCGGCGCCCTGGCCATGCGCGCCACGCTGATCATCGCCGGGGCCAGCGCCATCGCGACCTTCCACTGGCTGCTCTATGTGTTCGGCGTCTTGCTCATCGCCTCCGGCATCAAGATGCTCATCACCATCAACCAGGAACCGGATCTCTCGCGCAACCGCATCGCCCGGTTCATGCGCAGCCACTTCCGGGTCACCGAAGACTTCGAGGGCGAGAAATTCTGGGTCCGGCGCGACGGCCTCTTGTTCATGACGCCCCTGTTCATGGTCCTCGTCATCGTCGAGGTCTCGGACGTCATCTTCGCCATCGACTCCATCCCTGCAATCCTGGCCATCAGCAAGGACACGTTCATCGTCTATTCCTCCAACGTGTTCGCGATCCTGGGCCTGCGGGCCCTGTATTTCGCCCTGGCCGGAGTGATCCACCGCTTCCACTACCTCAAATACGGTCTCTCCTTCGTGCTCATCCTGGTGGGGGCCAAGATGACCGTGAACACGTATTTCGGGACCAAGGTCATCTCGACGGAAATGGCGCTCATGGCCACGGCCGCCCTGATCGGAAGCTCCATGCTCTACTCCATGTACCGCACGCGGCAGGTCACGGCCTCGGAAACGAAGAAAACCCTGCGCTGGTGGATTCCGGGAACTCCGGCGCGCAAAGAAGAAAGAACCGATCACAGGCAGGATGTGAACTGA
- a CDS encoding Nif3-like dinuclear metal center hexameric protein, whose protein sequence is MHPSTLISRIESTAPPQLAASWDKCGVQIASAASEVKTLCVALDPSAETVRQAVDHEADFLLCHHPLSLSPRLPSRLDDFHEVLRLTLGTSLWLYSAHTSLDANPDGPVNWLGRALRMQDMRILEVTRRETPVVVRLTDPAVQEKVRDFGGNLARRDGHMEEYLLWPDESAAFKARLEPGSSFQEIALAAPIREYGFGCIGTLPVALAWDEFAAHLSALGLPLSRMVGQAPQSVIRVAYCPGSGAELGPAAFAGGADVYLTGDVKYHQAQAVQDLGLTIDVGHFCLEETMMRIWSEGLDRDLSPEGVRVVFLSGRNPFV, encoded by the coding sequence ATGCACCCCTCGACCCTGATCTCCCGCATTGAATCCACGGCCCCGCCACAGCTGGCAGCGTCCTGGGACAAATGCGGCGTGCAGATCGCCTCTGCCGCTTCGGAGGTCAAGACGTTGTGCGTGGCCCTGGACCCCAGTGCCGAAACTGTACGCCAGGCGGTGGATCACGAGGCGGATTTTCTGCTCTGCCACCACCCGCTCAGTCTCTCGCCCCGGCTGCCGAGCCGCCTGGACGACTTTCATGAGGTCCTGCGGCTGACCCTGGGCACCTCTTTGTGGCTTTACAGCGCACACACCTCCCTGGACGCCAACCCGGACGGGCCGGTCAACTGGCTGGGCCGCGCCCTGCGGATGCAGGACATGCGCATCCTTGAAGTGACCCGCCGCGAAACGCCGGTGGTCGTGCGCCTGACGGACCCGGCCGTGCAGGAAAAAGTCCGGGATTTCGGAGGCAACCTCGCCCGCCGCGACGGACACATGGAAGAATATCTCCTCTGGCCGGATGAAAGCGCCGCTTTCAAAGCCAGGCTGGAACCCGGATCATCCTTCCAGGAGATCGCCCTGGCCGCGCCGATTCGTGAATACGGTTTCGGATGCATCGGAACGTTGCCGGTTGCCCTGGCCTGGGATGAATTCGCAGCCCATCTGAGCGCCCTAGGCCTGCCGCTGTCGCGCATGGTCGGGCAGGCTCCGCAGAGCGTCATCCGAGTGGCCTATTGCCCCGGATCGGGAGCCGAGCTGGGACCGGCCGCCTTCGCGGGAGGCGCGGACGTCTATCTGACCGGCGACGTCAAATATCACCAGGCCCAGGCCGTGCAGGACCTCGGCCTGACCATCGATGTCGGACATTTTTGTCTTGAAGAGACCATGATGCGCATCTGGAGCGAAGGCCTGGACCGCGACCTGTCCCCCGAGGGAGTTCGGGTCGTCTTTCTGTCGGGCCGCAATCCTTTTGTTTGA
- a CDS encoding zinc ribbon domain-containing protein, whose protein sequence is MSIYMEQIEQLVVLQKVDSEMITLQRILEDAPKQLQSLQEKQAYLKQQQAVIQEKVDVLMEQKNRLESEIENDTQKVKKSKNKLMMVENTKEYHAMMREMDTMEKMNRSREEEKANLLADLSDLEGRKDALQGDIDSLEATITAQQSTLDQELAEKRARIEILDKEKKKASEAVPAPILTRYNFIRDRIPNPVIVPVSEGVCLGCHVVIPPQAFIDLQKGEQILSCPNCLRIIFWERHFSGND, encoded by the coding sequence TTGAGTATTTATATGGAACAGATCGAGCAGCTGGTCGTGCTGCAAAAAGTGGATTCGGAGATGATCACCCTGCAGCGCATCCTCGAAGACGCGCCCAAGCAGCTGCAGAGCCTGCAGGAAAAACAGGCCTACCTCAAGCAGCAGCAGGCCGTGATCCAGGAAAAGGTCGACGTGCTTATGGAGCAGAAGAACCGTCTGGAAAGCGAGATCGAAAACGACACCCAGAAGGTCAAGAAGAGCAAGAACAAGCTCATGATGGTCGAAAACACCAAGGAATATCACGCCATGATGCGTGAGATGGACACCATGGAGAAGATGAACCGCTCCCGCGAGGAAGAGAAGGCCAATCTTCTTGCGGATCTTTCCGACCTCGAGGGTCGCAAGGATGCCCTGCAGGGCGACATCGACAGCCTGGAAGCAACCATCACCGCCCAGCAGTCCACCCTGGACCAGGAACTGGCCGAAAAGCGCGCCCGTATCGAAATCCTGGACAAGGAAAAGAAAAAGGCCTCCGAGGCCGTTCCCGCGCCGATCCTAACCCGCTACAATTTCATTCGCGACCGCATCCCGAATCCGGTCATCGTGCCGGTCAGCGAAGGCGTTTGCCTGGGCTGTCATGTGGTCATCCCGCCCCAGGCCTTCATCGACCTGCAGAAGGGCGAGCAGATCTTAAGCTGTCCCAACTGCCTGCGCATCATTTTCTGGGAGCGTCATTTCTCGGGTAATGATTGA
- the ispD gene encoding 2-C-methyl-D-erythritol 4-phosphate cytidylyltransferase, with the protein MTHSLWTIILAAGQGSRLAPATGGTRKQFLHHEGHPLYWRSVLTMSAVPALAGVVLVFPAQELDLRSAELETLKNIADPGVRILAVCGGDRRQDSVRLGLAALPRDCTRVLVHDSARPFFTPALVQALLAGLTDEDCGVIPVIPVTDTIKQVENNLVLSTLARETLRAVQTPQLFPVDLLRRVHEQALAEDWTVTDDASMFERAGLTIRTVPGETANLKITTPEDLRVLATHPPLPVPCTGFGYDVHAYGGNRPMVLGGMPIAGAPFVKAHSDGDVLLHALCDAILGCLGLGDIGEHFPDSDERFENISSAILLSEVMDKARALGLCITHVDLTVIAQTPRLAPHKAAIRGNVARLLELCDQQVNVKATTEEHLGFTGRKEGIKAVAVVTGARTRP; encoded by the coding sequence ATGACACACTCACTTTGGACCATAATCCTGGCTGCGGGCCAGGGTTCGCGTCTGGCTCCGGCAACGGGCGGCACACGCAAACAGTTTCTGCACCATGAGGGACATCCCCTCTATTGGCGCAGCGTCCTGACCATGTCCGCAGTGCCTGCACTTGCGGGCGTGGTCCTTGTTTTTCCGGCCCAAGAGCTGGACCTGCGCAGCGCTGAACTCGAAACCCTCAAAAACATCGCGGACCCGGGCGTTCGCATCCTGGCTGTCTGTGGCGGAGACAGAAGACAGGACTCCGTGCGCTTGGGCCTGGCAGCCCTGCCCCGGGATTGCACCCGGGTGCTTGTGCACGACAGCGCGCGCCCCTTTTTCACGCCCGCCCTCGTACAGGCCCTCCTTGCAGGCCTGACGGATGAGGACTGCGGCGTCATTCCCGTCATCCCCGTCACGGACACGATCAAACAGGTCGAAAACAACCTGGTCCTGTCCACGCTCGCGCGCGAAACCCTGCGTGCGGTCCAGACACCGCAGCTTTTTCCGGTCGACCTGCTGCGCCGGGTACACGAACAGGCCCTGGCGGAAGACTGGACGGTCACGGACGACGCCAGCATGTTCGAACGCGCCGGCCTCACCATCCGGACCGTGCCCGGCGAGACCGCCAATCTGAAGATCACAACCCCGGAGGACCTGCGCGTGCTCGCCACCCACCCCCCACTGCCCGTGCCCTGTACCGGATTCGGCTACGACGTGCATGCCTACGGCGGCAACCGGCCCATGGTCCTGGGCGGCATGCCCATCGCCGGGGCCCCTTTCGTCAAGGCGCACTCAGACGGCGACGTGCTCCTGCACGCCCTCTGCGACGCCATCCTCGGCTGCCTCGGCCTGGGGGACATCGGCGAACATTTTCCGGACAGCGACGAGCGCTTCGAGAACATCTCCTCCGCCATCCTGCTGTCGGAGGTCATGGACAAAGCTCGCGCGTTGGGACTTTGCATCACCCATGTCGACCTGACCGTTATCGCCCAGACCCCGCGCCTGGCTCCGCACAAGGCGGCCATCCGCGGCAACGTGGCGCGCCTGCTTGAGCTTTGTGACCAGCAGGTCAATGTCAAGGCGACCACGGAAGAACACCTGGGCTTCACCGGCCGCAAGGAAGGAATCAAGGCCGTGGCCGTCGTCACGGGGGCAAGGACGCGTCCATGA
- the gltX gene encoding glutamate--tRNA ligase, whose translation MTNFKTGGPWITRFAPSPTGALHLGNVRTAILNHLLAKQSGGKFLLRLEDTDQERSTFAAEAAILWSMSWLGLVPDEPVRHQSLRLDLYRRAVDRLMAEGRAYPCFCTDAELEQDRKDAAAKNLPPRYSGRCARMSADERAEKLNRGDAHAIRFRLPEKTEVGFTDLIKGQVSIPAGAFGDFVLLRSNGWPSYNLAVVVDDADMGVNLVLRGEDHLTNTARQILLYDALRLTAPSFAHHGLLMDADGKKLSKRSGALSIPECMEMGLEPLAVVQYLASLSGALPTKNIFASRDEMARAFNPFALGRGNAVMSLDELNALSARVFRAADLADQVRELDEFLPAGNAWHDIDPQTRRHLLASLRENAANMQELRALLPLFTEKETRFTPSALTELAASLPVLDALDHAMSEHNPDASLQKDDASAVLRRISQEAGVKGRQLYHPIRLALTGSDSGPELATLLSLLPAALIRERTQTVLNIFSHRNHKE comes from the coding sequence ATGACCAATTTCAAGACCGGCGGCCCCTGGATCACCCGCTTCGCCCCCAGCCCCACCGGAGCACTGCATCTGGGCAACGTGCGCACGGCTATCCTGAACCACCTTCTGGCAAAGCAAAGCGGCGGGAAATTTCTGCTGCGCCTTGAGGATACGGATCAGGAACGCTCCACCTTCGCCGCCGAAGCCGCCATCCTGTGGTCCATGTCCTGGCTCGGGCTTGTTCCCGATGAACCGGTGCGCCACCAGAGCCTGCGCCTTGATCTTTACCGCAGGGCCGTGGACAGACTCATGGCGGAAGGCCGGGCCTACCCGTGCTTCTGCACCGATGCCGAGCTGGAACAGGACCGCAAGGACGCCGCAGCCAAGAACCTCCCCCCCCGCTACAGCGGTCGCTGCGCACGCATGTCGGCCGATGAGCGTGCCGAAAAACTGAACCGTGGTGATGCCCACGCCATCCGCTTCCGTCTGCCCGAAAAGACGGAAGTCGGCTTCACGGACCTCATCAAGGGGCAAGTGTCCATTCCGGCGGGGGCGTTCGGAGATTTCGTGCTGCTGCGCTCAAACGGCTGGCCAAGCTACAATCTGGCCGTGGTCGTCGATGACGCTGACATGGGCGTCAATCTGGTGCTGCGCGGCGAGGACCACCTGACCAACACGGCCCGCCAGATCCTGCTCTATGATGCCCTGCGCCTCACGGCTCCATCGTTTGCCCATCACGGCCTGCTCATGGACGCGGACGGCAAGAAGCTCTCCAAGCGCAGCGGGGCGTTAAGCATCCCCGAGTGCATGGAAATGGGCCTTGAACCCCTGGCCGTGGTCCAGTACCTGGCATCCCTGTCCGGGGCTTTGCCGACAAAGAATATTTTTGCGTCCCGTGACGAGATGGCCCGGGCGTTCAACCCCTTTGCGCTTGGCCGTGGCAACGCGGTCATGAGTCTGGATGAACTCAACGCCTTGAGCGCGCGCGTTTTCCGGGCAGCGGACCTCGCGGATCAGGTCCGTGAACTTGACGAATTCCTGCCCGCAGGTAACGCTTGGCACGACATCGACCCGCAAACCCGCCGGCACCTGCTGGCCAGCCTGCGCGAAAACGCGGCGAACATGCAGGAGCTGCGCGCCCTGCTGCCTCTTTTCACGGAAAAGGAAACCCGCTTTACCCCCAGCGCGCTGACCGAATTGGCCGCCAGCCTGCCGGTTCTTGACGCGCTTGACCACGCCATGTCCGAGCATAACCCGGACGCAAGCCTGCAAAAGGACGACGCAAGCGCCGTGCTGCGCCGCATAAGCCAGGAAGCCGGGGTCAAGGGCCGTCAGCTTTACCACCCCATACGTCTGGCCCTGACCGGCAGCGACAGCGGACCGGAGCTGGCGACTCTGCTTTCGCTTTTGCCGGCAGCTCTGATCAGAGAACGCACCCAAACGGTGCTGAACATATTTTCCCATCGCAACCACAAGGAATGA
- the cysS gene encoding cysteine--tRNA ligase: MQIYNSLTRKKEEFIPLKPGHVSMYVCGITAYDYCHIGHARSAVVFDVLVRYLRYIGMQVTFVRNFTDVDDKIINRANREGTDFESIARSYIDAFYTDMDRLGILRADIEPKATEHIKEMIELCENLIAKKHAYSTPSGDVYFRVRSYADYGKLSGRNIEDLMSGARIEPGEEKEDPLDFALWKGAKPGEPSWPSPWGPGRPGWHIECSAMSERYLPLPFDIHGGGQDLAFPHHENERAQTEAATDKQFVRYWVHNGFVQINSEKMSKSLNNFVTIRDILANYLPEVLRFFLITKHYRSPLDYTSDALEESERALKRIYLTKTAAEAHVAGTKWTATPLPAEIVVEATALEAKWDDSMADDMNTAAALGHVFVLMKIVNRILEDKTLKKSEQGRDMIRHALKLFERWGEVLGLFLMPSSDFLTQLKESRVLRRKIDTDLVQTKLQERKEARAAKDFARSDAIRDELLALGVTIQDTAQGVQWDVE, translated from the coding sequence ATGCAGATCTACAATAGCCTTACCAGGAAAAAAGAAGAATTCATCCCGCTCAAACCCGGCCATGTGTCCATGTATGTCTGCGGCATCACGGCCTACGACTACTGTCACATCGGACACGCACGCTCCGCCGTGGTCTTCGACGTCCTGGTCCGTTACCTGCGCTACATCGGCATGCAGGTCACTTTTGTGCGCAACTTCACCGACGTGGACGACAAGATCATAAATCGCGCCAACCGCGAGGGCACGGATTTCGAAAGCATCGCCCGCTCCTACATCGACGCCTTCTACACCGACATGGATCGCCTTGGCATCCTGCGGGCCGACATCGAGCCCAAGGCCACCGAGCACATCAAAGAGATGATCGAACTCTGCGAAAATCTCATCGCCAAGAAGCACGCCTACTCCACTCCCAGCGGCGACGTCTATTTTCGGGTCCGCTCCTACGCCGACTATGGCAAGCTTTCCGGCCGCAACATCGAAGACCTCATGTCCGGGGCACGCATCGAACCCGGCGAGGAAAAAGAAGATCCGCTCGACTTCGCTCTCTGGAAAGGAGCAAAACCCGGCGAACCTTCCTGGCCCAGTCCCTGGGGACCGGGTCGCCCGGGCTGGCACATTGAATGCTCGGCCATGAGCGAACGCTACCTGCCCCTGCCTTTCGACATCCACGGCGGCGGACAGGACCTGGCCTTCCCGCACCACGAAAACGAGCGGGCCCAGACCGAGGCGGCCACGGACAAGCAGTTTGTGCGCTACTGGGTCCACAATGGTTTCGTGCAGATCAATTCGGAGAAGATGTCCAAGTCTCTCAACAACTTCGTGACCATTCGCGACATCCTGGCCAACTACCTGCCCGAGGTGCTGCGCTTCTTTCTCATCACCAAGCACTACCGCAGCCCCCTGGACTACACCTCCGACGCTCTGGAAGAATCCGAACGCGCATTGAAGCGCATCTACCTGACCAAGACCGCCGCCGAGGCCCACGTAGCCGGCACCAAATGGACCGCCACGCCTCTTCCGGCCGAAATCGTGGTCGAGGCCACCGCTCTGGAAGCCAAGTGGGACGATTCCATGGCCGACGACATGAACACGGCCGCGGCCCTGGGGCATGTTTTTGTGCTAATGAAGATCGTCAACCGCATCCTGGAAGACAAGACCCTCAAGAAATCTGAACAGGGTCGGGACATGATTCGCCACGCCCTCAAGCTGTTCGAACGCTGGGGAGAGGTGCTGGGCCTTTTTCTCATGCCCAGCAGCGATTTTTTAACCCAACTCAAAGAAAGCCGGGTCCTGCGCAGGAAAATCGACACGGATCTGGTGCAGACCAAGCTGCAGGAACGAAAAGAAGCGCGCGCGGCCAAGGACTTTGCCCGTTCCGACGCCATCCGTGATGAACTTCTTGCGCTGGGAGTGACCATCCAGGACACGGCCCAAGGCGTTCAGTGGGACGTTGAGTAA
- a CDS encoding AsmA family protein: MNIRIWTVRVLLGLVVVCGILAGVLLLNFDPNDYKSQIVKSVRDNTGRELLISGDIGLEFFPYLSVSISDLELGNCQGFSGPFLTLSGAHLKTRLLPLLSSRLDVVAIDIEGLSLFLSRDESGRGNWMDLATPPSDDASAPDKPVLARDKRVPFLAGLIVDGLHVSDARIVWDDQRSGENFEVAGIRLDVSDFAFGVPFVVDTYARAKRGEITAELDFSAKATLDLDRLGVEDLAMKAILSGDSLPGSPETISLSADFFSTDGRIDNGRMQGLGLDVGFSAQASSGTDINGVLDVARFNPKDAFTRLGLAFPDFKDPSALEEVAFSCTLTKGQDGFAATNLRLVIDDQALRGRVAVHGRTNPQVDLDLHLDTLNLDRYRMHSDPGEAQASSGSSDENIELPVKMMRKLNLNATLAVDSLTVYNLRVSDARIRLTAKDGLFDMQEIESGLYGGQLKGEGSLDVRGQTLVYTWSHLVSGLQIGPLLRDLHGQESLSGSMQSSAAIDTSGWSTMDLRRNLKGKVDFKVTDGAISGVNVSQLLRDGIRKVKGLSPGPQESPRTVFSVLSASGSISNGVETTPDLFLLAPRFRVTGNGQTDLVREVMDFSLLIELAGSQGQFDEGALGLNSIPVRISGPVREPTISPDMEAVLRALGLRGGQAVQDVLKGVGSGLNKGVEGLKNLFK; the protein is encoded by the coding sequence ATGAATATACGGATCTGGACTGTGCGCGTTTTGCTGGGGTTGGTCGTGGTTTGCGGAATTCTGGCCGGAGTGCTGCTGCTGAACTTCGATCCCAACGATTACAAATCCCAGATCGTCAAATCCGTGCGCGATAACACCGGGCGCGAGTTGCTCATTTCCGGGGATATCGGCCTGGAATTTTTCCCGTACCTGTCCGTTTCCATCAGTGATCTTGAGCTTGGGAACTGCCAAGGTTTCAGCGGGCCCTTTTTGACCCTGAGCGGAGCGCACTTAAAAACCCGCCTCTTGCCTCTTCTCTCTTCACGGTTGGACGTCGTGGCTATCGATATTGAGGGACTTTCCCTGTTTCTTTCGCGAGATGAGAGTGGACGCGGTAATTGGATGGATCTTGCCACTCCTCCTTCGGATGATGCAAGTGCTCCAGATAAACCTGTTTTGGCCCGGGATAAACGAGTACCGTTTCTGGCGGGGCTGATTGTGGACGGACTGCACGTTTCGGATGCCCGGATTGTCTGGGACGACCAGCGCAGTGGTGAGAATTTCGAGGTCGCCGGCATTCGTCTGGACGTGTCCGATTTTGCTTTCGGCGTGCCTTTTGTGGTGGATACCTATGCACGGGCAAAGCGGGGTGAGATCACCGCAGAACTTGATTTTTCCGCCAAAGCGACTCTGGACCTTGATCGTTTGGGCGTCGAGGATCTGGCCATGAAGGCCATTTTGTCCGGAGATTCTCTGCCGGGCAGCCCTGAGACCATATCTCTTTCGGCAGATTTTTTTTCTACTGACGGCCGGATCGACAATGGACGAATGCAGGGCTTGGGGCTTGATGTCGGTTTTTCGGCACAGGCATCGAGCGGTACCGACATCAATGGCGTTCTTGATGTGGCACGCTTCAATCCAAAGGATGCATTTACCCGGCTTGGGTTGGCCTTTCCTGATTTTAAGGACCCATCCGCTCTGGAAGAGGTGGCCTTTTCATGTACATTGACCAAAGGACAGGATGGTTTTGCGGCGACGAATTTGCGGCTCGTGATCGACGATCAAGCGCTTAGAGGCCGTGTCGCCGTCCATGGCCGCACAAATCCGCAGGTTGACCTCGATCTGCACCTCGATACCTTGAATCTGGACCGTTACCGCATGCATTCCGATCCCGGCGAGGCACAGGCTTCCTCCGGATCTTCGGACGAAAACATCGAATTGCCGGTCAAGATGATGCGCAAACTGAATCTGAACGCGACGTTGGCAGTGGATTCACTTACCGTGTACAATCTGCGTGTATCCGACGCACGCATTCGCCTGACGGCCAAAGACGGTCTGTTCGACATGCAGGAAATCGAATCAGGTCTTTACGGCGGGCAGTTGAAGGGCGAGGGATCCCTGGATGTGCGTGGGCAGACACTTGTGTATACGTGGTCCCATCTCGTCTCAGGTTTGCAGATTGGGCCGTTGCTGCGTGATCTGCATGGCCAGGAAAGCCTTTCGGGTTCGATGCAAAGCAGCGCCGCCATCGATACGAGCGGGTGGAGCACAATGGATTTGCGGCGCAATCTGAAGGGGAAAGTGGATTTCAAAGTGACTGACGGTGCCATAAGCGGGGTGAACGTTTCGCAGTTGCTGCGTGATGGAATCCGCAAAGTGAAAGGCCTCTCCCCGGGACCGCAAGAATCGCCTCGCACGGTCTTTTCCGTCCTTTCAGCCAGCGGGAGCATCAGCAACGGGGTGGAGACGACGCCCGATCTTTTCCTTCTTGCGCCACGCTTCCGCGTCACCGGAAACGGTCAGACGGATCTGGTGCGCGAGGTCATGGATTTCAGTCTGCTGATCGAGCTTGCCGGGAGTCAGGGTCAATTCGATGAAGGCGCGCTTGGCTTGAACAGCATTCCGGTGCGGATCAGCGGTCCGGTGCGCGAGCCGACCATCAGCCCCGACATGGAAGCTGTTTTGCGGGCCTTGGGTTTGCGCGGCGGTCAGGCCGTGCAGGATGTTTTGAAAGGCGTGGGCTCGGGCCTGAACAAGGGCGTGGAGGGCTTGAAGAACCTCTTCAAATAA
- a CDS encoding FAD:protein FMN transferase codes for MKHGTHTQDRRDFLKKLAVLAGGAALAPALRVLPAMAASGLVMTTEKRMLMGTIVGMTVMAPSKNQGQEAIGRAFDEMNRLIGILSRFDSNTALSALNVHGRLSGSPRELLDVLAHGSTLHRQSGGRFDMTVAPVVNLMERTKGQPDAKELQEALALVDSTQVRQSGSDLKFTTSGMSATLDGIAKGYIADKAAEMLGALGVAHYMVDAGGDIRVQGSPKGDGRPWRIAIEDPNKQGDYPAVIEMRSGAVATSGGYEVFFDSSRKSTHLINPETGASPQYIRSVSVQAPTVMQADGLATSLSLMSPREALRLTSSLPGHSCLLVTSSGARLASPLWS; via the coding sequence ATGAAGCATGGGACCCACACTCAAGACCGCCGTGATTTTCTGAAAAAACTGGCTGTGCTCGCCGGTGGAGCAGCACTGGCTCCTGCGTTGCGCGTGCTTCCGGCCATGGCTGCGAGCGGCTTGGTCATGACCACCGAAAAGCGCATGCTCATGGGAACGATTGTCGGCATGACCGTCATGGCCCCAAGTAAGAATCAGGGTCAAGAAGCCATTGGCCGCGCTTTTGATGAAATGAATCGTTTGATCGGCATTTTGAGCCGATTTGATTCCAATACCGCCTTGTCCGCCCTGAATGTTCACGGACGCCTTTCCGGATCTCCGCGGGAACTGCTGGACGTCCTGGCTCACGGAAGCACGCTGCACCGTCAATCCGGTGGACGCTTCGACATGACTGTGGCACCTGTTGTCAACCTCATGGAACGCACCAAGGGGCAGCCTGACGCAAAGGAACTTCAAGAGGCCCTGGCTCTGGTTGATTCCACCCAAGTGCGGCAGAGCGGATCGGATTTGAAGTTCACCACATCCGGGATGAGCGCGACTCTTGACGGAATAGCCAAAGGATACATTGCCGACAAAGCGGCAGAAATGCTGGGCGCGCTCGGAGTTGCTCATTACATGGTCGATGCCGGCGGAGACATTCGCGTCCAGGGCTCGCCCAAAGGTGACGGTCGTCCGTGGCGCATTGCCATCGAAGATCCAAACAAGCAGGGCGATTATCCTGCCGTCATCGAAATGCGTTCGGGCGCCGTGGCAACATCCGGCGGTTATGAAGTCTTTTTTGATTCTTCCCGCAAATCGACTCACCTGATCAACCCCGAGACCGGCGCTTCCCCGCAGTACATCAGAAGCGTGAGCGTCCAGGCTCCCACGGTTATGCAGGCTGACGGCCTGGCCACGTCGCTGAGTCTCATGTCACCGCGCGAGGCTTTGCGTCTGACCTCATCGCTGCCCGGTCATTCCTGTCTGCTGGTGACCTCCTCCGGTGCGCGCCTTGCTTCTCCTTTATGGAGCTAA
- the rnfB gene encoding RnfABCDGE type electron transport complex subunit B — protein MITVSVLTLFSLGFASAGILAIASKVLYVEEDPRIEVVTEALPGANCGGCGFAGCEAYAAAVINDPDMPPNKCCAGGPDVATKVAELTGKAAGDSDPEVAFRRCIKVEGNVAKKFDYFGIESCAAAKLVQDGPDACKYSCLGFGDCVRACPFDAMWIENDLVHIAPDKCTSCGTCVRTCPNSILELIPRRSRVMVFCSSQDKGKAVKDVCEVGCISCGACIKKCPAKCISMVDDRISIDHKACLAYGPSCKEICVEICPRNILRCLNPELMSAAPDMEPARYPEESHVADLNA, from the coding sequence ATGATTACTGTATCCGTTTTGACCCTTTTCAGCTTGGGATTCGCTTCGGCTGGTATTTTGGCCATTGCGTCCAAAGTGTTGTATGTCGAGGAAGACCCTCGCATTGAGGTTGTCACCGAAGCACTTCCCGGCGCCAATTGCGGCGGTTGTGGATTTGCCGGCTGCGAAGCGTATGCCGCAGCGGTCATCAATGACCCCGACATGCCGCCCAACAAATGTTGTGCCGGCGGCCCTGATGTCGCCACCAAAGTGGCGGAACTCACCGGCAAGGCCGCCGGTGATTCCGATCCTGAGGTGGCGTTTAGGCGCTGTATCAAAGTCGAAGGCAATGTCGCCAAAAAGTTTGATTACTTTGGCATTGAGAGTTGTGCCGCCGCCAAACTGGTTCAGGACGGCCCCGATGCCTGCAAGTACTCCTGTCTCGGCTTTGGCGACTGCGTGCGTGCCTGTCCCTTTGACGCCATGTGGATCGAGAATGATTTGGTCCACATCGCGCCGGATAAATGCACCAGCTGTGGCACGTGCGTGCGCACCTGCCCGAACTCGATTCTTGAGCTTATTCCCAGGCGCTCACGCGTCATGGTTTTTTGTTCATCCCAGGACAAGGGCAAGGCTGTTAAGGATGTCTGTGAAGTTGGCTGCATCAGCTGCGGCGCCTGCATCAAGAAGTGTCCGGCCAAGTGCATTTCCATGGTCGATGATCGCATTTCCATCGATCACAAGGCGTGTCTGGCTTACGGTCCCTCCTGCAAGGAGATTTGCGTGGAGATATGTCCTCGCAATATTCTGCGCTGCCTGAATCCCGAGTTGATGTCGGCCGCGCCCGACATGGAGCCCGCGCGTTATCCCGAAGAATCACATGTCGCGGACCTGAACGCCTAA